Proteins encoded within one genomic window of Arachis ipaensis cultivar K30076 chromosome B08, Araip1.1, whole genome shotgun sequence:
- the LOC107611041 gene encoding uncharacterized protein LOC107611041, translating into MSPFQLVYGKACHLLVEIEYKAYWTVKECNPSLGGAGVERKLQLAELECLKLEAYENSKLYKEKMKAVYDKNIRGKEFKVDDLVLLYNSRLRLLLGKLRRYLYPLTDTEEPNLAVRMSIPTTSTAPPKSSMQRIGDLHKKLDRYERRNQSCYTFVKKLLSCLAPPMEEPKISTSTGTNNEDSDNG; encoded by the exons atgagcccctttcAGTTGGTGTATGGCAAAGCTTGCCACCTACTGGTGGAGATAGAGTACAAGGCATATTGGACCGTCAAAGAATGCAATCCAAGTTTGGGTGGAGCTGGAGTTGAGAGGAAGCTACAATTAGCAGAGTTGGAATGTTTGAAacttgaagcttatgagaattccaaactttacaaggagaaaatgaaagccgTGTATGATAAGAACATAAGAGGTAAAGAATTTAAAGTCGATGatctagtcctcctttacaattctagatTGAGATTGTTGCTCGGAAAACTAAG GAGATATCTTTACCCTCTGACGGACACCGAGGAACCAAACTTAGCCGTCCGCATGAGCATTCCCACCACCTCAACCGCACCACCAAAGTCATCCATGCAACGCATAGGAGACCTCCACAAGAAGCTCGATCgttatgagcggcgcaaccaaagCTGTTACActtttgtcaagaagcttctaagttgCTTAGCACCACCTATGGAAGAACCGAAAATCTCTACTTCCACCGGCACCAACAATGAAGATAGTGATAATGGATAG